From Allofrancisella guangzhouensis, a single genomic window includes:
- a CDS encoding APC family permease has translation MKDSDNHKKMSLFSAILIGATSMVGSGWLFSAQLTVKNAGNWAFLAWILAACIVLIIALCLSKVVAMYPVRGATTRSSAISHNSIFAMPFAFANWFGIVVVISTEALATTQYLAGVESMSWLMADNKLTFLGELLALFILVLYLLVNFYGVKLLSKVNNAITIFKMFVPVLIVIIFTIYAVTHSNNHISMFSPEIPNNDFGFSSALTAIVAGGLIYSFNGFQTVVAYASEVKNPSRNVPLAIIIALVLVLALYMALQYAFMQAVPHSYLVEKGGWAGLDFESPLLQLATMLGLGYIAFLLVADSIVSPSATGYSYLGASSRMLYAMSSEGQMPRFFAKITPKVNVSRRSLLANFCLSAIFLLFSDNWTGLMIVVTGLHIIGYMAAPISMGALVPRTRLFGLAVFVLLTLLLNTIEVQTNINMSIVLVILMTIYGSIEYKRVGLKSLAYLILPFMIFLAIVAPVNNYPLVGFVGAIFYWIVTDKRYIAFCKATANKKNIIVD, from the coding sequence ATGAAGGATAGTGATAATCATAAAAAGATGTCGCTGTTTAGCGCGATTCTTATAGGTGCAACTAGTATGGTTGGTTCAGGTTGGCTATTTAGTGCTCAATTGACAGTTAAAAATGCTGGTAATTGGGCATTTCTAGCATGGATTTTAGCAGCCTGTATTGTGTTAATAATAGCACTATGTTTAAGTAAAGTTGTTGCTATGTACCCTGTGCGAGGTGCTACAACTAGGTCTAGTGCTATTTCTCATAATAGTATTTTCGCTATGCCATTTGCATTTGCAAACTGGTTTGGGATTGTAGTAGTCATATCTACAGAAGCTTTAGCTACTACTCAATATCTTGCTGGTGTAGAAAGTATGAGCTGGCTTATGGCAGATAATAAACTTACATTTTTAGGAGAACTTTTAGCATTATTTATTTTAGTTTTATATTTATTAGTTAATTTTTATGGAGTTAAGCTTCTATCTAAAGTAAATAATGCTATCACAATATTTAAGATGTTTGTGCCAGTTCTTATCGTAATAATATTTACCATCTACGCTGTCACACATAGTAATAATCACATTAGTATGTTTTCTCCAGAAATTCCTAATAATGATTTTGGATTTTCTAGCGCTTTAACTGCTATTGTTGCAGGTGGTTTGATATATTCTTTTAATGGTTTCCAAACAGTAGTAGCTTATGCCAGTGAAGTTAAAAATCCCAGTAGAAACGTACCTCTAGCAATTATAATAGCATTAGTTTTGGTATTGGCTTTATATATGGCTTTACAATATGCTTTTATGCAAGCAGTACCACATAGTTATTTAGTTGAAAAAGGTGGTTGGGCAGGTCTAGACTTTGAATCTCCATTATTACAGTTAGCTACTATGTTAGGCTTAGGTTATATAGCCTTCTTACTGGTTGCTGATAGTATTGTAAGTCCATCTGCTACAGGTTATAGTTATTTAGGAGCATCTTCTAGAATGCTTTATGCGATGTCTTCTGAAGGTCAAATGCCAAGATTTTTCGCAAAAATAACCCCAAAAGTTAACGTTTCTAGAAGATCATTACTTGCTAATTTTTGCTTATCAGCGATATTTCTATTGTTTTCAGATAATTGGACAGGCCTAATGATAGTTGTAACAGGTCTTCATATAATAGGCTATATGGCAGCTCCAATTAGTATGGGAGCTTTAGTACCACGTACACGACTGTTCGGTCTTGCAGTATTTGTACTTTTAACTTTGCTTTTAAATACCATTGAAGTTCAAACAAATATTAATATGAGTATAGTTTTAGTGATACTAATGACTATATATGGGAGTATAGAATACAAAAGAGTAGGCTTAAAAAGCTTAGCGTATTTAATCCTTCCATTTATGATATTTTTAGCTATAGTCGCCCCTGTTAATAATTATCCATTAGTAGGTTTTGTTGGAGCTATATTTTACTGGATTGTAACTGATAAAAGATATATAGCTTTT
- the putA gene encoding bifunctional proline dehydrogenase/L-glutamate gamma-semialdehyde dehydrogenase PutA: MNKLLNHTGNYPISKEIMCISNFWLTDEKQAITELVKKAEISSVQKAKVREVAYDLVSKVRKNRLKKSGIDAFMIEYDLSSEEGIVLMCLAEALLRVPDTYTIDLLIKDKLTSAAWKEHVGIEKHLFVNAATWSLILTGKILKDAKKSFRKIFQNFVKRTSEPVIRQAMKQAMKIVGRQYVLGETIEEALKISQTKVEKGYTYSYDMLGEAAMTMEDAEYYYQQYLCAINQLAKYAKHEKIKKNPGISVKLSALHPRYEVAKHERVHTELYPKLLKLTQLAKEYNVGMNIDAEETERLQVSLELVERLAHESSLDGFDGIGIVVQAYQKRAPYVVEYLANLAKKTNRRFMVRLVKGAYWDAEIKHAQERSLEGYPVFTRKYHTDVSYQACIKQLFENHKYLYPQFATHNAQTVAVVLELSNGNKDFEFQCLHGMGDTLYDNIVGNLEYQDIPCRIYAPVGGHKHLLAYLVRRLLENGANSSFVNRIVDENLPIEELIEDPVKKAINHGCGQHPNIPYPKDIVAPRLNSKGYNTNDFAVLEDMYKEIEKYTSKSTYKAKPIVSDIKEQDGNCESVINPNTNETIGYVINADAKIAKKALKNANEVFEQWNNTPASQRADILEKFANLLEKNANEFIAIAMIEAGKTLSNAIDEVREAVDFCRYYAAQAREEFSDPIQLPALSENLKQIEFSGRGPMVCISPWNFPLAIFLGQITACLAAGNTVVAKPAEQTPIIAYKAVKLLFKAGLPKKVLQFVPGAGEIVGSALVKSSICKGVIFTGSTEVAAIINQNLASRESEIIPIIAETGGQNAMIVDSSSLPEQVTADVIKSAFDSAGQRCSALRVLCLQEDIADNYIKMIVGAMKELKVGDSKYIDTDVGPVIDKEAADSLNAYIEDKKSKFKLVYQLPVNESTQKGTFVMPVAFEINKLSDLGREQFGPVLHILRFKANQLPQLIRGINFTGYGLTAGVHSRINEVMNYVKNHIKAGNVYVNRNMVGAVVGVQPFGGQGKSGTGPKAGGPFYMHRLANEKLSSVRASEKVYNPEKIAMDEKLTSKYIKNKHSIASIINGFTLRKNIINDLKDSSGNVIGKVSQATVDTVDKAIELACFEADQWSNVNAGIRAELIEKFLDLLEKDRYVIAASLITESKVSVEDAHTQIDKTIQQVAYYCLQARKEFTQPKRLSGPTGEIDELSLKGRGVVVSMCSSDDALIRFVGQASAAILAGNTVVAKPAYTGNLTAYHVVKLMLKAGISSKVIQLILSDTEEVTSALLFNSKISLVTFSGSISAVKQVHQALALRRGAIIPFVAESVHKGGKCTKLAIETASPLYLRRFVVEKSVSIDTTASGGNASLMSLEE, from the coding sequence ATGAATAAATTATTGAATCATACAGGTAACTATCCTATTTCAAAAGAAATAATGTGTATATCTAACTTTTGGTTGACAGATGAAAAACAAGCTATAACAGAGTTGGTTAAAAAGGCTGAGATATCGAGTGTTCAAAAAGCTAAAGTTAGAGAAGTTGCTTATGACTTGGTATCAAAAGTTAGGAAAAATAGGCTTAAAAAGTCTGGTATAGATGCTTTTATGATTGAGTATGACTTGTCTTCTGAAGAAGGAATAGTACTTATGTGTTTAGCAGAAGCTTTATTAAGAGTACCAGATACTTACACTATAGATTTATTGATCAAGGATAAGCTTACAAGCGCCGCTTGGAAAGAGCATGTTGGTATAGAAAAGCACCTATTTGTTAACGCAGCCACTTGGAGTTTAATACTTACAGGAAAAATTCTAAAAGATGCTAAAAAATCTTTTCGTAAAATATTCCAAAATTTTGTCAAAAGAACTAGTGAGCCTGTGATTCGTCAAGCTATGAAGCAAGCCATGAAGATAGTCGGTAGACAGTATGTTCTTGGAGAAACTATAGAGGAAGCTTTAAAGATTTCTCAAACTAAAGTTGAGAAAGGTTATACTTATTCATATGATATGCTTGGTGAAGCTGCTATGACTATGGAAGATGCTGAATATTATTATCAGCAATATTTATGTGCTATTAATCAATTAGCAAAGTATGCTAAGCATGAAAAAATTAAGAAAAATCCTGGTATTTCAGTAAAACTATCTGCTTTACATCCACGTTATGAAGTAGCTAAGCATGAGAGAGTCCATACCGAGCTTTATCCAAAGCTACTCAAACTAACACAGTTAGCTAAAGAATACAATGTGGGTATGAATATTGATGCAGAGGAAACAGAAAGGTTACAAGTATCACTAGAACTGGTTGAAAGGCTAGCTCATGAGTCTTCACTGGATGGTTTTGATGGTATTGGTATTGTAGTACAAGCGTATCAAAAAAGGGCTCCGTATGTAGTAGAGTATTTAGCTAATTTAGCTAAAAAAACCAATAGAAGATTTATGGTTAGACTTGTGAAAGGAGCATATTGGGATGCTGAGATTAAACACGCACAAGAGCGAAGTTTGGAAGGTTATCCTGTGTTTACGCGTAAATACCATACAGATGTGTCTTATCAGGCATGTATCAAACAGCTTTTTGAAAACCATAAATATCTTTATCCGCAATTTGCAACACACAATGCTCAAACTGTAGCGGTCGTTTTAGAATTATCTAATGGTAACAAAGATTTTGAGTTTCAATGTTTACATGGAATGGGGGATACTTTATATGACAATATCGTTGGTAATCTAGAATATCAAGATATTCCCTGTAGGATATATGCGCCAGTTGGTGGACATAAACATTTATTAGCTTATTTAGTAAGAAGGTTACTTGAAAATGGTGCAAATAGCTCATTTGTAAATAGAATTGTAGATGAAAATTTACCTATAGAAGAGTTAATAGAGGACCCGGTTAAAAAAGCTATAAACCATGGCTGTGGTCAGCATCCAAATATTCCATATCCAAAAGATATTGTAGCTCCTAGACTTAATTCAAAAGGTTATAATACTAATGATTTTGCTGTTTTAGAGGATATGTATAAAGAAATTGAAAAGTATACCTCTAAAAGCACTTATAAAGCTAAACCAATAGTTTCAGATATAAAAGAGCAGGATGGAAACTGTGAAAGTGTTATAAATCCTAACACTAATGAAACTATAGGGTATGTAATAAATGCTGATGCAAAAATTGCGAAAAAAGCACTTAAAAATGCTAACGAAGTATTTGAACAATGGAATAATACACCAGCTTCTCAAAGAGCAGATATTTTAGAAAAATTTGCTAATTTATTAGAGAAAAATGCTAATGAGTTTATAGCTATAGCTATGATTGAAGCCGGTAAAACTTTAAGTAACGCTATAGATGAAGTCCGAGAAGCAGTTGATTTTTGTCGTTATTATGCAGCTCAAGCAAGAGAGGAGTTTAGTGACCCAATTCAATTACCAGCCTTATCAGAAAATCTAAAACAAATAGAGTTTAGTGGTAGAGGTCCTATGGTATGTATAAGCCCTTGGAATTTTCCATTAGCTATTTTCTTGGGTCAAATTACAGCTTGCTTAGCAGCTGGTAATACTGTAGTAGCAAAACCTGCTGAACAAACACCTATAATTGCTTATAAAGCTGTTAAACTTTTATTTAAAGCTGGCTTGCCTAAAAAAGTCTTACAATTTGTACCAGGTGCTGGCGAGATAGTTGGTAGTGCTTTGGTTAAAAGCTCAATTTGTAAAGGAGTGATCTTTACAGGATCAACTGAAGTAGCAGCTATTATAAATCAAAATTTAGCAAGTAGAGAAAGCGAAATAATACCTATTATAGCCGAAACAGGTGGCCAAAATGCTATGATTGTTGATTCATCTTCTTTACCAGAGCAGGTTACTGCAGATGTTATTAAATCAGCTTTTGATAGTGCTGGTCAGAGATGTTCTGCTTTACGTGTATTATGTTTGCAAGAAGATATAGCTGATAATTATATAAAAATGATAGTAGGGGCTATGAAAGAGCTTAAGGTTGGAGATTCTAAATATATAGATACAGACGTTGGTCCTGTTATAGATAAAGAAGCTGCTGATAGCCTTAATGCGTATATTGAAGATAAAAAATCTAAATTTAAATTAGTGTATCAACTACCTGTTAATGAAAGTACTCAAAAAGGCACATTTGTAATGCCGGTAGCTTTTGAGATAAATAAATTATCAGATTTAGGTAGGGAGCAGTTTGGTCCAGTCTTACATATCCTTAGATTTAAAGCAAACCAGTTACCGCAACTTATAAGAGGTATTAATTTTACAGGATACGGTCTAACAGCTGGTGTGCATAGTAGAATAAATGAAGTTATGAACTATGTTAAAAACCATATTAAAGCTGGCAATGTTTATGTTAATAGAAATATGGTTGGAGCGGTTGTAGGGGTGCAACCATTTGGCGGTCAAGGCAAATCAGGTACCGGTCCTAAAGCAGGAGGACCTTTCTATATGCATAGATTAGCAAATGAGAAGTTATCTAGTGTGAGAGCTTCTGAGAAGGTTTATAACCCTGAAAAAATAGCTATGGATGAGAAATTGACTAGCAAGTATATAAAGAATAAACACAGTATTGCTAGTATTATTAACGGCTTCACTTTACGTAAAAATATTATTAATGATCTAAAAGATTCTAGTGGGAATGTTATAGGCAAAGTATCTCAAGCAACAGTTGACACTGTAGATAAAGCGATTGAGTTAGCCTGCTTTGAAGCTGATCAGTGGAGTAACGTAAATGCTGGAATAAGGGCAGAGCTTATAGAGAAATTTTTAGATTTATTAGAAAAAGATCGTTATGTGATTGCTGCTAGTTTGATAACAGAATCAAAAGTGTCAGTAGAAGATGCACATACTCAAATAGATAAGACTATACAGCAAGTAGCGTATTATTGTTTACAAGCTAGAAAAGAGTTTACTCAGCCCAAACGATTATCAGGACCGACTGGTGAGATTGATGAACTAAGCTTGAAAGGCAGAGGTGTTGTTGTAAGTATGTGTTCTAGTGATGATGCTCTTATAAGGTTTGTAGGTCAAGCTAGCGCTGCTATACTTGCTGGCAACACTGTGGTAGCAAAACCAGCATACACAGGTAATCTCACGGCTTATCATGTTGTTAAATTAATGTTAAAAGCTGGTATAAGCTCAAAGGTTATACAGCTAATTTTATCTGATACAGAAGAAGTCACTTCAGCATTATTGTTTAATAGTAAAATATCGCTAGTAACTTTCTCTGGTAGCATATCTGCTGTAAAACAAGTTCATCAAGCTTTGGCACTGCGTCGAGGAGCTATTATACCTTTTGTTGCTGAGAGCGTTCACAAGGGTGGTAAATGTACGAAGCTTGCTATAGAGACGGCATCACCACTTTATTTACGCAGATTTGTAGTGGAAAAATCTGTTAGCATCGATACCACTGCCTCAGGTGGAAATGCATCTTTGATGAGTTTAGAGGAGTAA
- a CDS encoding FAD assembly factor SdhE: MLIKNNDQIFSSINKIKYSARRGMLELDIMLAPYLDNCYMKEDIANKKLFIEFLTSEDNDMFDWLFKGVKPPEKFQELINKIIEEKKKFNVENFK; the protein is encoded by the coding sequence ATGCTAATAAAAAATAATGATCAGATATTTAGCTCTATAAACAAAATTAAGTACTCTGCACGTAGAGGCATGCTAGAACTTGATATTATGTTGGCACCATATTTGGATAACTGTTATATGAAAGAAGATATAGCTAATAAAAAATTATTTATTGAATTTTTGACAAGTGAAGATAACGATATGTTTGACTGGTTATTTAAAGGTGTGAAACCCCCAGAGAAATTTCAAGAGCTAATTAATAAGATAATCGAGGAAAAAAAGAAGTTTAATGTAGAAAACTTTAAATAG
- the aroB gene encoding 3-dehydroquinate synthase produces MIDKLQVNPTFSDSYNILIDSCLDFSHIYPVITNKQVLVVTNTTIQKLYLDVFLGGIKNVVTDHKTCILEDGEQYKSQQSLDKILSSLLTHKFTRASTVLIALGGGVVGDITGFAAAVYQRGVSFVQIPTTLLSQVDSSVGGKTAINHPLGKNMIGAFYQPKLVYTSIEFYKTLPDREYVSGMAEVIKYGFISSDFYTWLKSNRQKILQKDTVTLIEMLKKSCQIKAQVVAKDEKELTGARAILNFGHTFGHAIEKCQNYKGLRHGEAVGVGMAQAIDFSCYLGIIDCQKAKVAKNFITSFGVSIEFPKNINKNEYLDAMLIDKKNDNGQLNFILINFSGNLELMSKHQSELEKFIV; encoded by the coding sequence GTGATAGACAAATTACAAGTAAACCCTACATTTAGTGATAGTTATAATATACTAATAGATTCTTGTTTAGATTTTTCTCATATTTATCCTGTTATCACTAATAAACAAGTTTTAGTAGTTACTAACACAACAATACAAAAGTTATATCTTGATGTTTTCTTAGGTGGCATAAAAAATGTAGTGACAGATCATAAAACTTGTATTTTAGAGGATGGTGAACAATATAAATCTCAGCAAAGTTTAGATAAGATTCTAAGCTCACTATTAACTCATAAATTTACTCGAGCATCTACAGTTCTTATAGCATTAGGTGGAGGTGTAGTAGGAGATATCACGGGATTTGCAGCTGCTGTATACCAAAGAGGTGTGAGTTTTGTACAAATTCCAACAACTTTACTATCTCAAGTTGATTCATCTGTAGGTGGTAAGACCGCTATAAATCATCCTCTGGGTAAAAATATGATAGGAGCCTTTTACCAACCTAAATTAGTTTATACCTCAATAGAATTTTATAAAACCTTACCTGACAGAGAATATGTCTCTGGTATGGCAGAGGTTATAAAATATGGTTTCATTTCTAGCGATTTTTACACCTGGTTAAAATCTAATAGACAAAAAATCCTGCAAAAAGATACCGTAACTCTTATAGAGATGTTAAAAAAAAGTTGCCAAATAAAAGCTCAAGTGGTTGCTAAAGATGAAAAAGAGCTAACTGGAGCAAGAGCAATATTAAATTTTGGGCACACTTTTGGTCATGCTATAGAAAAATGCCAAAATTATAAAGGTTTAAGACATGGAGAAGCAGTAGGTGTTGGTATGGCGCAAGCTATAGATTTCTCCTGTTATTTGGGTATCATTGATTGTCAAAAAGCTAAAGTAGCTAAAAATTTTATAACTAGTTTTGGTGTGTCTATAGAATTTCCTAAAAATATAAATAAAAACGAGTATTTAGATGCTATGTTAATTGATAAAAAAAATGACAATGGTCAGCTAAATTTTATTTTAATAAACTTTTCAGGAAATCTAGAGTTAATGTCTAAACATCAAAGCGAACTAGAAAAATTTATAGTTTAG
- the aroK gene encoding shikimate kinase AroK, with product MIRTKNIFLIGPVGAGKSTIGKQLAKELKLEFIDSDETIERKCGVDINWIFDLEGEEGFRNRERDVIAEILAEKQNIVLATGGGAILDPDTRSLLSSRGKVVYLEATIDQQLERTAKDTKRPLLRVDDKKPVLEKLMEEREPLYRSIADVVVETNGATVKNIVNKISTFLVEESIL from the coding sequence ATGATAAGAACAAAAAATATATTCTTAATAGGGCCAGTAGGTGCTGGTAAATCCACTATAGGTAAACAGTTAGCAAAAGAATTAAAACTAGAGTTTATTGATTCGGATGAAACTATAGAAAGAAAGTGTGGAGTTGATATTAACTGGATATTTGATCTAGAAGGTGAAGAGGGTTTCCGTAATCGTGAAAGAGATGTTATAGCAGAAATTCTAGCAGAGAAGCAAAATATTGTTTTAGCTACAGGTGGGGGTGCTATATTAGACCCAGATACTAGATCATTACTATCATCTCGTGGAAAAGTTGTTTACCTTGAAGCAACTATAGATCAACAGTTAGAAAGAACAGCTAAAGACACAAAGAGACCTCTTCTAAGAGTTGATGATAAAAAGCCAGTTTTAGAAAAGCTTATGGAGGAAAGAGAGCCATTATATAGAAGCATAGCTGATGTTGTTGTTGAGACAAATGGAGCTACAGTTAAAAATATAGTAAACAAAATATCTACGTTTTTAGTAGAAGAATCAATATTGTGA
- a CDS encoding type IV pilus secretin PilQ, whose protein sequence is MFLDKKKILIRLIALICIVGFSTTFANTDTTKENLVTAEVKASEDNTKIVGREENKQTSSRHHIKDLEFHRSLNGGAVFSVAFEENVGNFSEYKTKLSRDGYTLTITFKNTSISDKWVSNIDTRVFNTIVDSIKVRKEDNDVVFIVHSLDRITLTDFKEGNSFTFKIDRRKSRIENFNINEPISISFQDSPVQTVLQVLSEFAGLNLVVSSSVRGNISIDLKSVPWNEVMNIVLVSKGLATKKMDSILYVATAAEIAAQEQLELQTKRSLENNATLVTEFIPLNYTTAQAAQTVITSMAKQNGGIMSPRGSITSDVRTNTLIVTDTEEKMPQIKKVVNEIDIPNDQVLIESRIVEVNRSTSLELGFNYGLTDATGKVVNIGLDTFAMPKNALGATAELAYTIFGGMKLTIEIQALESESLANQVASPHLIVANNETAFIKQGEQVPYNQSTASGAASIAFQEAVLELQVTPQIAPDGNLILEILVTKNSVIPNSGGSSGDTPLPPSIATREITTKIMTKDGQTIVIGGIYENKQEETRNKIPLLGDIPYLGYLFSYTKIVNDDKELLIFITPKILETKIER, encoded by the coding sequence ATGTTTTTGGATAAAAAAAAGATACTGATAAGATTAATCGCGCTGATATGTATTGTAGGGTTTAGTACGACGTTTGCTAATACTGACACTACTAAGGAGAATCTAGTAACTGCAGAAGTAAAAGCTAGTGAAGATAATACAAAAATTGTTGGTAGAGAAGAAAATAAGCAAACATCAAGTCGGCATCATATTAAAGATCTAGAGTTTCATAGAAGTTTAAATGGTGGAGCAGTTTTTAGTGTAGCTTTTGAAGAGAATGTTGGCAACTTTTCTGAGTATAAAACTAAACTCTCTCGGGATGGGTATACTCTTACAATAACTTTTAAAAATACTTCTATTTCTGATAAATGGGTTAGTAATATTGATACGAGGGTTTTTAATACTATAGTTGATTCTATAAAGGTACGTAAAGAAGATAACGATGTGGTTTTTATAGTTCACTCACTTGATAGGATAACTCTTACTGATTTTAAAGAAGGTAATAGTTTTACTTTTAAAATAGATAGGCGTAAAAGTAGAATAGAGAATTTTAACATAAATGAGCCTATTTCGATTTCATTTCAAGATTCTCCAGTACAAACAGTTCTTCAAGTATTATCTGAATTTGCTGGTTTAAATCTTGTAGTAAGTAGTAGTGTAAGAGGAAACATATCTATTGATTTAAAAAGCGTGCCTTGGAATGAGGTGATGAATATAGTTTTAGTTAGTAAAGGTTTAGCTACTAAAAAAATGGATAGTATTTTATATGTCGCTACAGCAGCCGAGATAGCAGCTCAAGAGCAACTTGAATTACAAACTAAACGATCATTAGAGAATAATGCTACTTTAGTAACTGAGTTTATACCTTTAAACTACACTACAGCTCAAGCAGCTCAGACGGTTATAACATCTATGGCTAAACAAAATGGTGGTATCATGTCACCACGTGGTAGTATCACCTCTGATGTGCGCACAAACACTCTAATAGTTACTGATACTGAAGAAAAAATGCCCCAGATTAAAAAAGTTGTCAATGAGATAGATATTCCAAATGATCAGGTTTTAATTGAGTCAAGGATAGTAGAAGTCAATAGATCTACATCTTTGGAATTAGGATTTAATTATGGTCTTACTGATGCTACTGGTAAGGTCGTTAACATAGGTTTAGATACTTTTGCTATGCCAAAGAACGCTTTGGGAGCAACTGCTGAGCTTGCATATACTATTTTTGGAGGTATGAAATTAACTATAGAGATTCAAGCATTGGAGTCTGAATCTTTGGCAAATCAGGTGGCTTCTCCTCATTTAATAGTCGCTAATAATGAAACAGCATTTATTAAACAAGGTGAGCAGGTGCCATATAATCAATCAACAGCCTCGGGTGCAGCTTCTATTGCATTTCAGGAGGCGGTCTTAGAGTTACAAGTAACCCCGCAAATAGCACCAGATGGTAACCTTATTTTAGAAATCTTAGTGACAAAAAACTCAGTGATTCCTAATTCAGGAGGATCTTCAGGAGATACTCCATTACCACCTAGTATTGCTACAAGGGAGATAACCACAAAGATTATGACTAAAGATGGACAAACTATAGTCATAGGAGGGATTTATGAAAACAAACAAGAAGAAACCCGTAATAAAATACCTCTCCTAGGAGATATTCCTTATCTTGGTTATTTATTTAGCTATACAAAGATAGTAAATGATGACAAAGAACTTCTAATATTTATAACACCAAAAATATTAGAAACAAAAATAGAAAGATAA
- a CDS encoding pilus assembly protein PilP — translation MIFAGGDYSIAFANYTDRTKEIDNLIINKLQTTKSSEKFKVPEYKGDVLTFERLSKIRNIFSMNHYLPFEKRETLPQQKLNVAKPKPILVPPELERRMNVKKTKLQTYPIDTFSFKGMVYQDKNIWGVVENTREPAKPLYIKKGELIGPDYGEVDDITKDGILVSQWHKDTQNRIWEKKQMVIH, via the coding sequence TTGATTTTTGCTGGAGGAGATTATAGTATAGCTTTTGCTAATTATACAGATAGAACAAAGGAAATTGATAATTTGATAATAAATAAATTACAAACCACTAAAAGTTCGGAGAAATTCAAAGTTCCTGAATATAAAGGCGATGTTTTAACTTTTGAAAGGCTATCTAAAATACGTAATATATTTAGTATGAATCATTATCTTCCTTTTGAAAAAAGAGAAACTTTACCACAACAAAAGTTGAATGTTGCTAAACCAAAACCTATATTAGTGCCTCCAGAATTAGAGAGGAGAATGAATGTTAAAAAAACAAAATTGCAAACTTATCCTATAGATACATTTTCTTTTAAAGGTATGGTTTATCAGGATAAAAACATATGGGGCGTGGTTGAAAATACTAGAGAACCTGCAAAACCTCTATACATCAAAAAAGGTGAGCTAATAGGCCCAGATTATGGAGAGGTTGATGATATTACAAAAGATGGTATTTTAGTAAGCCAATGGCATAAAGATACACAAAATAGAATTTGGGAAAAAAAACAAATGGTTATACATTAA
- the pilO gene encoding type 4a pilus biogenesis protein PilO yields the protein MIDKLQFLLSSRYINKVIYAPLKLRLVVMLILLVLFSLVFYGMFVAPVLTNNASVESHINTMKDQIPLLIKKQKDLEKLKEQVEILEQSNSETKFSIPESHSVPIFLSSLSEAINSSGVTIIDLSPAGVEKNKHLDLYAINFRAKLSGSFPELIKLFIALFDMKDIAVITNMAIKREADEKLVIELNLQTYSRQGVGA from the coding sequence ATGATAGATAAGCTACAATTTCTCCTGTCTAGTAGATATATAAACAAAGTTATTTATGCTCCTTTAAAGCTTAGGCTAGTAGTAATGCTAATATTATTGGTATTATTTTCATTGGTGTTTTATGGTATGTTTGTCGCTCCAGTGCTTACAAATAATGCTTCAGTTGAAAGTCATATAAACACTATGAAAGACCAGATTCCTCTGTTAATAAAGAAACAAAAAGATTTAGAGAAATTAAAAGAGCAAGTTGAGATCTTAGAGCAAAGTAACAGCGAAACAAAGTTTAGTATACCAGAAAGCCATTCTGTGCCTATATTTTTGTCATCTTTGAGTGAAGCCATAAATAGCTCAGGTGTCACAATTATTGATTTATCACCAGCTGGAGTAGAGAAAAATAAACATTTGGATTTGTATGCTATAAATTTTAGGGCAAAACTAAGTGGTAGTTTCCCAGAATTAATAAAGCTGTTTATAGCTTTATTCGATATGAAAGATATAGCTGTAATCACTAATATGGCTATCAAAAGAGAAGCTGATGAAAAATTAGTTATAGAGTTAAATCTACAGACATATTCTCGTCAGGGAGTGGGGGCTTAG